The sequence GTGTTACAgaaatgaataaaaatgcaaATGGAACAACCAGATTATGGTCTGCAAAACTCCTCTCAAAGGGTGGTAAGGAAGTCCAGATTAAGTCAATAGCTCAGGCGATCCCTACCTATGTTATGTCCTGCTATCTGCTACCGCAAGGCATTACTAAGAACCTAACAGGTGCAGTATCACAATATTGGTGGAGTACTAAGCGTAATAACAAATGTTTGCACTGGGTGGCATGGGAGAATTTTTGTGTCCCACTTGAATGTGGAGGATTGGAGTTTTGAGACTTTAGAGATTTTAATCATGCTTTACTCGCAAAACAGTTGTAGCGGGTCCTAAAATACCCTGCATTTCCTGCTCGCAAGAGTACTGACGGGTCGATATTACAAGCACTCCAATCCCTTGAATCTTGGAGCTGCGTCCAATCCATCCTATTGGTGGAAGAGCATTATTGCGGCAAGACCAATCTTGCAACAGGGACTGAGGAAGATGATAGGCAATGGTTTCGATACTTATGTCTGGAAGATCTCTGGCTCCCAACAACTCCAGCGCGCCCAGCCAATGGAAATGGCTTGAACTCCGACCCAAACCTAAGTGTTCACCATCTTATAGACTATGACACTCAGACCTGGATCTTGGAAATTCTTCACGAGTTTGTAGACCCAGCTGATATCCCAATTATTCTTTCGATACACATCAGTAAGACATGATAAAGGGATTGTTTCTGTTGGGACCATACTAAGTCCGGATTATATACGGTGAAATCTGGATACAATGTAGCTCACAACATGAGAAGAAACAATACATACGCCCCTGTTCTTGAACCGACATCTACAGGATTGAAAAAAGCTGTTTGGAAATTGAAGGCACCGAGGAAGCTCAAGCACTTTCTATGGCAAGCGCTCTCAGGTTATCTAGCAACTGCAGAGAAGTTAAAATCCCGCCATTGCACTAGAGATAGCTCGTGTGTACGTTGTGGAGTAGAGGTGGAGTCCATTAATCACACACTTTTTGAATGCCCCCGGCCCTCCAATGCTGGGCGCTATCCCCTGTCCCCACAGCTCCGGAGTTTTTCCAGTGTCAATCTCTATATGCAAATCTTGATTATCTCCTTTTCAGAGCTAAGCAATGTGGAGTGAGTGCTCAACAGATGTTAGGTTTTCTGTGGACCGTTTGGTACATATGGAAAGCTCGTAACAAAAAAGTTTTCAGCAATAAAAATATCCTTCCCTTAGACACAATTCAAATAGCATCGCAAGAAGCGGAGAGCTGGAAATTGGCCCAGTGTGTGGAAGAGATAACGGAGCTTGACGTCGAAGAAGAACAATCGAGAAACTTTGTTTCTACACAGAGACAAGATCGGGGAAGATGGAGATGTCAGGTGGATGCCTCCTGAGTAAATGAACGTGACAAGACTGGGTTGGGGTTCGTACTTTTGGATGGTGGCGTTCCTTGCTTATACAGGACGAGAGGCGAAATCCAATCAAACCTCTACACGCTGAAGCTGAGGGACTGCTATGGGCGGCGCAAGAGATGCTGAAACTTGGACACATGAATGTACATTATGAATCCGAGCAATTGGTGAAGTTACTTCAAAAAGAGGAAGACTGGCCATCGCTGGCAGTGGAGCTGACGAAATAAGAGCcaataaaattgattttaacTCTTACTCTGTAACTTTTATCCCAAGATCTTTAAACATTCGTGCGGACAGCCTTGCAAAAGGTGCCAGATCACGTGAAGTCAGATCGGATTTTGTAAACGTTTTTGCAGGGGCGGACCCAAGTAGGAAGTACCTGTGGCACGTGCCACATACTACTTTAAATTATTTCTTATGCAATTGACAATACACACGGCAATGTAGCTTATTGGGTAATGACGTCTTACCTGTGCCCCACCCGGTATGAAGTTCGAACCCATGTGTGTTGcaattatgtattttaatttttctacaAACTTTTAATTACTGTTCcatcaaatattttcttttgattttaccaccataactattttaaaaaaactgctttattttctgtttttaatagGAAAAATTCTAATTTCAccacaaatttgaaaaaatgactaaactaactcttttaagttatttatataaattataatcttatcccttaaatattaaaccctaaacaataatctataaacccaaatattaagtttttttttactgatttatttttgaaaaatggtatccaacttttttttttgtcaacggtATCCAACTTATAGTTTTCAATCATCTTTTTAATATTacgtttcaaaataaaaactcataatttattaatatttaaatttgacaattatttttatttattttactttaaatatttagaagaaaaaaataaaaaaactagaaggaataaatttttataatgaaattaCTATGTgcgtatataatttaataaatttattaaaatgaatatttaaaatcgtgaaaataatctcttttctattttatgcattttagaaaaattaatgattaatatatttttttaaatatagtttaatataatttatttacttatatttagtacaacataaatttatatattgtgCCACATATTAAGATATTTTCTAGATCCGCCCCTGCGTTTTTGTACCGTATTGGCTAACTTCTCAAGTTAGCTTAGCGGTAGCAAGTTAGTAAAGGGAAAGTTtgtttgatgaaaaaaaaaagaaaagcaaattcgttaattttaataacaattattttttaagaattttcaatTCGAAAATGACTCAAATAGCGATAGAAATATAGGAAAATTAAACGCGTGATATTGGTCAATGTTGGTCATCGATGTGTCACCTAATCCCAGAAGAAaattagaaaagaaaagaaaagaaaacaatttaaaaaaaaaaaaacaacaacagcCAAACCAATCAAAATCGTCCAATTTTCCTCAATCACTCTTCAGATTCCGAAGAAAAagaggaaagaaagaaagaaagaaagattatTGTGTAACCGGAGTTGAGTTGAGACTTGAAAGATGGTTACGCCGAACTGGGAACTGAGGGGTTGCTGTAACCGAAACCAGAACGCGTTCCTCATCACCATCGGAATCTTCACCGTCGTTATCCTTCTGGTCAGTTCTCCATCTAATAATGTCTTAAAGAACTTGAACCTTTTTCTTCGATCCGAAGGGTTTATCATGCAATCTAGTCAAAAGGGTGTTCGATTTTAATGTAATAATTTGATTCAAAGTTTGTGCCTTTTTTGTGTGTGCAGTTGTGGAGGACATTTCTTTTGACTCCCTTTAAACTGATCACGGTGTTTCTTCACGAAGCCAGTCATGCTGTTGCTTGCAAGCTTACTTGTGGAGATGTAAGCAACCTGCCTCTCTCTCTTGACTAGTGATCCACTTTGAGAGCAATGATGTTGGAAATGACTGTTTAGGTTGAATCATATAATTGGTATCTTGATTCAGTTTGCAAACATGAAAAATTATATGCTTTAGGCCACGCTTGGAACTCAGACTAGTTTTAGGTTCCTTGAATGTTCAAATGGGCAGAGAAGAGGGGGGGTTTCTTTAGCGGCATTGTCTCTGTAGATGACTGTTTTGGACGCTCTTAGATTGCTGTGTGGCAtttgttatatacttaatattccTTATTTGGTATAtagaaaaaattgttttatcCCTTCTTCATCAGCTTTTTCATAGTTTAAGAAGCTAAGAAGATACACAGTTAGTCTACTTACACAAGTTCAGCTACTCAAGCCATAGATGTAGTAGTTCTACTGTAACTAGCCTTGGACTGAATAAAACAGATTATATATAGCTCTTGCGAGAGGGCTGCGTTTATAAACATGTCCTTGCCGCCGACTGTTTAGGGACGGTGTATATTTTCTTGTATGTAATTGAGATATTAATTTGCATAGTGCCATGTGTTTGAAAACAACCATCTCCTTCTTGAACCAATAGGTAGAGGGGATGGAGGTGAATGCAAATGAAGGAGGTTCCACAACAACACGTGGTGGCATTTATTGGCTCATCTTACCTGCTGGCTGTAATCCACAATCTATACAAATTAACAACAACAGAGTCCAACTTTTTGTTGATGGGTTAAAagtattttaacttttttttgtttctgttgaATTGGCTTTGTAGATCTTGGCTCATCATTTTGGGGAATGGCTTTGATTCTTGCATCTACCAATCTGCTTACAGCAAGAATAGCTGCTGCTGGTCTGGGTCTTGCTTTATTCATCGTCCTCTTCATTGCCAAAAACGTAAGACGTCAACTCTTTTTCTCTCTTATccaacagttttttttttatctccttTGAGACATTAACATCAAACAAATGAGATCCAAATTTTCAATCTTGACAGTGGACGCTTCGTGGTCTTTGTATAGGTGTGTTATCTCATGATTCCTCTCATTACATCTTCTTGTTGGTCAAAAAACTTCTAACAGTAAATGAAAAAGTTTCTCAGGTTTCATAGTCTTCCTCGCTATCATTTGGGTTCTACAAGAGTTAACTACTGTCAAAATACTCCGTTATGTCATTCTCTTCATTGGTAAGCTCTCTATTAAAGTTCCATCATTAAGTTTCATCTTTAAACTAAAAACCGGATTCACATTGCAGGTGTGATGAACAGCTTATTCTCAGTTTACGGTATGTGTTActttttctctcattttatgaacaagtataaaaaaaattcttattttgttttggctGCAATGGaaaattagatatatatgaTGATCTGATATCACGGAGAGTCCACTCAAGCGATGCTGAGAAGTTTGCAGAGATCTGTCCTTGCTGCACTGGTTGTGGCTGGGGTGTCATTTGGTTAGATTTTTTTAGTCCCAATTCATTACACAATAGCGAAAGTGAAAGTATGTCTTCTTTTCTGATCATTTGTTTTTTGATATTCAGGGGAATGATATCATTTATGTTTCTTTGCGCTTCGCTGTATCTTGGGCTTGTGATCCTGTCATAGAGAAAGGTGTTCTTGTAGTTTGGCTTTCTTGTTTTTGTTATGACCGTTGAATTCATATCTTTTTGGCGTTTGAATTCTGATTAATCTTTTGTGAACCTCTTGGTGTCTCTTCAGGTTCAGATTCTTCGTGGTGAAATGCAGAGATTCTTTTCTATCATCAGTGCGCAGTTAACAATAGTTTGATTCTTTAAGATCCCTTTGTGTGTGTTGGGATTTACATTTGATTGAAAGTTTATCTGAAAAGTTTGTATTCTTATTTTAGTTTGACGTGTATTGAATACAACTCATTGATTGGTCTGTTTAATACATCGTTTAAAGAGGTACTTTGAATTCTGGTAAAGCTTCTCCATCTTGAAAATGTTTGAAGCTTAAAAaggataaatatatataactttttagtttggaagaagaaaaaaaccttGAAAAATATCTATCAAGCTTGGTGAAATCCATTTATAACCTTTTAAACATCACCGTGTTCCATTACATACTGACTCAATGTGCTTATGCAAATGCAGTGTTAATAAAAGTTTGAATTCCTTTCATAATCTTGAGTATGCTGAATAGTACTGGCGCAGCGTCAAGCTTATCATCGTTGATTCCAATAGGAATGGCCGTTCGACGAGGACTCGATGATCGTTGATTACGAAGAATGGCCGTTCAAACGAGTGTTCTTTATAATCGTTGATTCCGAAGAATACCGAAGACAAGGAAGATGAACTGAAAAGTTCTAGGGTTTTATATATTCAATAATCAAAGCTACAAAGCTGCAAAGATCCTATTTATACTATACAATGAGAATTGTAATGTATCTCTTGATGATACTAAAATGatctttaaataaaacataatctaaaataatatttggttGAACAATACGTCAAGCCCGTAGCACGTGTTGTAACAAGCCCATGGCCCATAACTGATAGATGCGCTGCATCAAGTACGTATCCATTGTTTTGGTCTTTGTAATACACTGAAAGTCTATTGACTAATTTAGGTAAAGCTTCTCTTTCTTGAAAATATTGAAAGCTGGAATACGACCTCTTCCTAAAATGTATgtaattttagttttcaaaaatatatagtgAACTTCGTGAAAAAAAACGGGAAAACGTCATAATAATCTCTTaactttcaaatttaaaattcacAATGCATCATTTCAGTCATCAACTTTTAGTCACACACGAGTAATCTTATATTTTCATTGAGCAAATCATTTTAAACCCATTGAAAATCAACTATTAAATCTATTAGTGAATATTTAACGGTTAACTTTCGACGAATCTAGACTACCTTTGTAACGAAAATACGTTATTTGATTGGTTTCAGTTTCAAAGGTAAAGATTAAAACAGTTTAACGAAAATACGTTATTTTGACACAATGATCAATGTAAAACTTAAATATGGAACATAAACATGGAGTATAAAATAGTGAGAATTAAGGTGTAGTTTGTCCCAGTTCTGATGGCAGGAGAATCTTTTCCATTTGGAAACATAACCGAAGAAGGGATAATATCTTTAACATCCCGAAGTAAAGAGCATATCATATGGTGAGAAGCGCGCACATTTATCAATAATAACATATGTTAGTTTTGTTTTACCCGAAAACCGATCTATAGAGAGATTAAATTGTTGGTTTTGGAAAACATTGATCAAAAAACAATTTGATCGGAAGAGCTCATTGATATATTGTTATCACTAAAGCTGAGAGGATTTGTTCATGATGAATATTCTCTCCCACGTATGTGTCCTCCAGAGTTTGAGACGCGACCACCACGACCTTGCTTATTTGAGAACGAAGTAGACCTTTCCGAAAACCAATATGGATAACCATGTAGAAGAAAACACTCAATCACTTCATGACCCCTATGCTTGCAATGTGTACATAAACTATTTGGATCGCGACTTCGCTGAGTAATAGCAATAGTGACCAATGGTAGAGAAGGTATTGAAGAATCTATTTGAACAGAGAAGCCTATTGCTTCATTTTAGCTTCTTCCACAAGCATATTACATATAGTTTTTTCAGCTCGTACAACACGAGAGTATAGAGAATTTAGATCGAGAAGGGATTCTTTCATCAATTACCTGAGGGCGAATTATAGCAAAGAACTTATGAATTCGAGCATCCTCTCGTTCTTTCTCGATTGCTGAAGATGCATAACAAGTACACATAGTAGCAGTAGTAACATTCTGAAGCTCTTCCCAGAGCTTGGAAAGCCAACCATAATACTCAAGGACTGATTTCATGTTTTGTTTGCAATTAGTAATATCATCCCCAAGCATGCGTTTAAGAACTCCATTTTTAACAGAGAATCATCATTGCAATGGTTCTCAAAGATTGAACGCATCGGGATTCGGGAACATGGGTAACCGTCGACTGAATGGTACGGTCAATAGAGGTAGGAATCCAACCAACAATCATGTAGTTTGTGGCAGTCCAACGAGCAAGTCAGGATTTGTTGTAGGTTTAATAATTGTACCATCGATGAAACCAATCTGTGCTTGGCTTGTAGGGAGTTCCAAAACTCGGTTAAACATTTTGAGTAGTTGTCTCTTCAAAGAATTGATGTGATGAGAGCACCAATATTGTCGAAAGGATGAAGAGTGTATGGAGATTCATACGAACTTGTAATAGAAGTCATCTTAGTTGTAGAAGGTGCCATTGTAGTAGAATGAGTAGAATAAGATAAGTCCTCGCCCATGGCGAAAGAATATATTGTAGGAGTAGTAGTAAGAGAATTTGAGATTTATACGAAAACGGAAAAAATATGAAAGCATTTGATCGAATAATCAATTCCGCTCAGCTACCATGTTGTGATAGGgaaaattttgtgtgttttaatcatgtacaaaaatgaatatatatacctATGTAGAGATCATGATTGGTTAAGGCTTTGGCTTTGCCTTTCTATTTTTTTGCGCCAAAATTTAGACTTTAGATTTTAAGCTTtgagtttaatttattttggtataGAAAATTTTTCAAAGCACTGAATAAAAATTCTATAGGAAGTGTTTTCTAAATCtaacatattttcttttataatgtTTTTGCTTTGGattcaattttaaaaacaaaatcatgaTTGCTTTAAAAATAACTGTAGAGATTAAAAAGGGTGTCCACAGTTTTCACTGCCATTACCAATCACCCTCTTATCTCAATAATAAACGTATAGGACATTGGACTATTCTATCGAATTATCATATCTATAGAATTTGttctatataaaaatcaaagaaaGAAAGGTAGAATTGTGGTCGTAGATGCCTATTCTCTCTACATTCTTTGGTCGAATGCCACTAGAACCGGATTAAATTAGTTGACGAATTATACCGTGTAGAAGAAAAAGTCACATTTAAAAGATGACAGAAAGCTCATACTTGGAGCCTAACGAACTCCACGTCATCTCCTAAGTTTCGTCCATTGATTTTGAAGACGTCGTCTAACAGTAACCCTTTAATCTTTTATGTGATTCCACTCTACCTtcattctctttctttttttcttcttttcaaaacatctaaagaaacaaaaaactgCATTGCAACTTGTATTGTAGTGAACTTTCCCATCCAagatttaaaacattaaaaaaaaagatttaaaacatttttgcaTGTTGTAGAATTGAACACGATATATAGAACTTCTAAATCTTTGGTCCTTGCTTGACTTACAGTAACGCACTATGGCCCGAAAGTATGATTTACCAATATGAATATATAATCATCTTTAGACACACAATCAAACCTAAGAGATGCGAGGAAGCACGATTCATACAGTTTGCATTGCTattaatgtttcttttttttttttttttttttttttttggctcaacttCAACTTTGCATTAACCAATTCGTGGTAACGAGATTACAACCTCACAAGATTTCACCCCACATACAATATCGGGATCTAGTATCACCTAGGAACACTTAGAAGGATCCTAAGCTACCCGAATCAATCCGATATTGCATTTTTCACCACTCCGAGAACAAGTTCATTCCACTACTCGAAAT comes from Brassica rapa cultivar Chiifu-401-42 chromosome A02, CAAS_Brap_v3.01, whole genome shotgun sequence and encodes:
- the LOC103852365 gene encoding uncharacterized protein LOC103852365, with product MVTPNWELRGCCNRNQNAFLITIGIFTVVILLLWRTFLLTPFKLITVFLHEASHAVACKLTCGDVEGMEVNANEGGSTTTRGGIYWLILPAGYLGSSFWGMALILASTNLLTARIAAAGLGLALFIVLFIAKNWTLRGLCIGFIVFLAIIWVLQELTTVKILRYVILFIGVMNSLFSVYDIYDDLISRRVHSSDAEKFAEICPCCTGCGWGVIWGMISFMFLCASLYLGLVILS